The following are encoded in a window of Spea bombifrons isolate aSpeBom1 chromosome 2, aSpeBom1.2.pri, whole genome shotgun sequence genomic DNA:
- the CNR2 gene encoding cannabinoid receptor 2, with the protein MSECGTDSANNTSKCNTQGIDLQCYLILNSATQKSFIAVLCILVGTLCILENSLVLFILWSSARLRKKPSYMFISSLALADLLASLVFSYSFVDFHVFHGGGTLVIFLFKLGGVTMSFTASLGSLLLMAFDRYICIHKPSAYKAIVTRKRALLALVMMWITTVFISFLPLMGVNCCQLQTSCSELFPLIDNRYLASWIVLVMVLLMFIIFSYALIMWKVRSHSLYMERYNKQNEQGKRRLRIDLMLAKTLTLVLSVLVVCWSPALFMMIHSLLFSLSKTTKAIFAFCSTLCLINSMVNPIIYAWRSGDLRSKIIRGLTKCKCPLRLTGKQPDGDDGMESPGINTICEDTVCDTEISK; encoded by the coding sequence ATGAGTGAATGCGGAACTGACTCAGCCAATAACACATCTAAATGTAATACTCAAGGTATAGACCTCCAGTGCTATCTCATTCTGAACAGTGCTACACAGAAGAGCTTCATCGCAGTGCTCTGTATTTTAGTAGGAACCCTGTGCATATTGGAAAACTCATTGGTTCTCTTCATATTATGGTCCTCAGCCCGTCTGCGGAAGAAACCTTCCTACATGTTCATTAGCAGTCTGGCTTTGGCCGACTTACTGGCCAGTCTTGTGTTCTCATACAGCTTTGTTGACTTCCATGTTTTCCACGGCGGAGGAACTCTTGTCATCTTCTTGTTCAAGCTTGGTGGTGTCACAATGTCCTTCACAGCCTCACTTGGAAGTTTGCTTCTCATGGCTTTTGACAGATATATTTGTATTCACAAACCATCTGCGTATAAGGCAATAGTGACCAGGAAGAGAGCTCTGTTAGCGTTGGTCATGATGTGGATCACCACtgtgtttatttcctttttaccaCTCATGGGTGTAAATTGTTGTCAGCTACAAACTTCCTGCTCGGAACTCTTCCCGCTGATTGACAACAGATATTTAGCAAGCTGGATTGTGCTGGTTATGGTTCTTCTAATGTTTATCATATTTTCCTATGCACTTATCATGTGGAAGGTGCGGAGTCATTCATTGTATATGGAGAGATATAACAAGCAAAATGAACAAGGGAAAAGGCGACTACGAATTGATCTTATGCTTGCCAAAACTCTGACCTTGGTGCTATCAGTGCTAGTGGTTTGCTGGTCACCAGCTCTCTTTATGATGATACATAGTTTGCTGTTTTCACTAAGTAAAACCACTAAGGCAATTTTTGCCTTTTGCAGTACTCTTTGCCTGATCAACTCAATGGTTAACCCTATAATTTATGCCTGGAGAAGCGGGGACTTACGTTCTAAAATAATTAGGGGTCTCACAAAGTGCAAATGCCCTTTAAGGCTCACAGGAAAGCAGCCGGACGGGGATGATGGCATGGAAAGCCCAGGTATTAATACTATATGTGAAGATACAGTTTGCGACACAGAAATTAGTAAATAA
- the AKIRIN1 gene encoding akirin-1: MACGATLKRSMEFEALLSPQSPKRRRCAPLPGSPATPTSQRCGLRPETPQGQQSPVPQLGGERRLTPEQIFQNLKQEYTRYQRRRQLEGAFNQSEAGSSCEGQASCSSLTAPSSPGSVGKKDQPTFSLRQVGILCERLLKDHEDKIREEYEQILNTKLEEQYESFVKFTQDQIMRRYGARPASYVS, translated from the exons ATGGCGTGTGGGGCGACGTTGAAACGGTCAATGGAGTTCGAGGCCCTCCTCAGCCCACAGTCCCCCAAGCGTCGGCGTTGCGCCCCTCTCCCAGGCTCACCGGCCACCCCGACGTCCCAGAGGTGCGGTCTTAGGCCAGAGACGCCGCAAGGCCAGCAATCCCCAGTTCCGCAGCTGGGAGGAGAACGCAGGCTCACCCCAG AACAAATCTTTCAGAATTTAAAGCAAGAATATACACGCTATCAGAGGAGGAGGCAGTTGGAAGGAGCCTTCAATCAGTCTGAAGCTGGATCTTCATGTGAAGGTCAAGCCAGCTGTTCATCTCTTACTGCGCCAtcttctccag GTTCAGTGGGGAAGAAGGACCAGCCAACGTTTAGCCTCCGACAAGTGGGAATCCTGTGTGAGCGTCTTCTGAAGGACCATGAGGACAAAATAAGGGAAGAATATGAGCAGATTCTCAACACAAAGCTAGAAG AACAATATGAATCGTTTGTGAAATTCACGCAAGACCAGATAATGCGACGGTACGGGGCAAGGCCTGCAAGCT ATGTCTCTTGA